The DNA window TGAAGAGCACGCCATTTCAGATGAGGAGCAAGTGATGATCATCCGCAAGAAAGCACTCGACCGGCGGACGTTCCTGTGTGGCGCCGGAACCGCATTGGCTCTGCCTTTTCTCGACGCGATGGTGCCGGCTCTTTCCGCTGCACCGGCCAAAGGCACGCCGCGCCTCGGTTTCGTTTACGTCTCGAACGGCGTCATCCTGAATCAGTGGAAGCCGGCCGTTACAGGGAGCGCTTTCGACCTGTCTCCGATTCTGAAACCGCTCGCGCCCGTACGTGATCAGATCAATGTCCTCAGCGGACTTGCGCATCTGCAGGCCGACACTTTCGGCGACGGCACGGGCGACCACCCGCGAGCCTCAGCCGTCTGGCTCACCGGTGTTCATGCCTACGATCGAACCAAACCCGGCGTCGAAGTCCGGCTTGCCACCACCGCGGATCAACTCGCGGCCCGCGAGATCGGCAAGTCCTCGCAGATTTCATCGCTCGAATACAACCTCGATCCGCCGACGCAGGGCGCCTGCGATTCCGGCGACTGCTTTTACGTCAACACGATTTCTTGGCGGAATGAAACCACTCCGAATCCGGCCGAGTCGCATCCGCGCGTTATCTTCGAGCGCCTGTTCGGAGACGGCGGCAGCGGCGCCGAGCGCCTGAAGCGAATCAAGAAAACCGGGACCATCCTGGATTCCGTCATGTCGGAAATCTCCGACCTCGATAAGACGCTCGGCAAGAGCGATCGCACCAAGCTCAACGAGTATCTCGACGCGGTCCGCGAAGTCGAACACCGCATCCAGAACACCGAAGCGCGCGGCGCCCAGAACTTCGAACTGCCGGAACGCCCGACGGACATCCCCGACACCTTCGACGAACATGCGAAACTGATGTTCGATCTGCAGGTGCTCGCGTTCCGCGCCGATCTCACGCGCGTTTTCTCGATGGTCGTGGCCCGCGAGCTCAGCCCGCGCACGTATCCGAATATCGGAGTGCCCGAGCAGCACCATGCGACGTCGCATCATCGCAATGATCCGGAGCTGATCGAGAAGAAGGCGAAAATCGATAC is part of the Terriglobia bacterium genome and encodes:
- a CDS encoding DUF1552 domain-containing protein, translated to MIIRKKALDRRTFLCGAGTALALPFLDAMVPALSAAPAKGTPRLGFVYVSNGVILNQWKPAVTGSAFDLSPILKPLAPVRDQINVLSGLAHLQADTFGDGTGDHPRASAVWLTGVHAYDRTKPGVEVRLATTADQLAAREIGKSSQISSLEYNLDPPTQGACDSGDCFYVNTISWRNETTPNPAESHPRVIFERLFGDGGSGAERLKRIKKTGTILDSVMSEISDLDKTLGKSDRTKLNEYLDAVREVEHRIQNTEARGAQNFELPERPTDIPDTFDEHAKLMFDLQVLAFRADLTRVFSMVVARELSPRTYPNIGVPEQHHATSHHRNDPELIEKKAKIDTYHVQLLSYFLQKLQATPEGEGTLLDQSLILYGGGMGDGNLHRHFDLPCLMAGKLGGQIRTGRHLAYPDDTPMANLLLSILDKVGVRLDKIGDSTGRLEV